From a region of the Cryptococcus depauperatus CBS 7841 chromosome 6, complete sequence genome:
- a CDS encoding pyrroline-5-carboxylate reductase encodes MGYTLAVIGCGTMGVAILSGVFSSLETRATLPSSSNPSLEPSSGISTPTASQFFDAPEESLPSKFIATVGREETGRKLRKTLAELGSLGKEVDIRAGEGNVQAASRADVILVCSKPNIVKPILAEDGMDVALDGKLVISICAGVTIQQLKGWVPESTRVVRAMPNTPCKIREGMTVVTPVADALSRTLILNIFTSCGRCRFLDEKHFDACTALAGSGPAFVALVLEAMTDGGVMMGLPRSEAVELAAQTLQGTGRMALYAGLHPAQLKDSVTTPGGCTIAGLLTLEDGKVRSTMARAIQVATNHAAGLGQDKK; translated from the exons atggGCTACACACTGGCAGTCATCGGCTGCGGTACTATGGGCGTGGCCATCCTCTCTGGCGTCTTTTCATCCCTCGAAACCCGAGCAACTCTTCCATCCTCAAGCAACCCTTCGTTAGAGCCGTCATCTGGCATTTCGACGCCGACTGCCTCACAATTTTTCGATGCTCCAGAAGAGTCTCTTCCTTCCAAGTTTATCGCTACCGTCGGTAGGGAAGAGACTGGCCGCAAGCTTAGAAAGACTCTTGCTGAACTCGGTTCGCTAGGCAAGGAAGTGGATATCAGAGCAGGCGAGGGAAACGTTCAAGCTGCCAGCAGAGCGGATGTCATTTTGGTTTGTTCAAAGCCAAACATTGTTAAACCAATTTTAGCCGAGGACGGAATGGATGTGGCATTGGACGGGAAGTTGGTTATTTCAATCTGTGCTGGTGTTACTATCCAGCAGCTAAAAGGCTGGGTGCCCGAGAGCACCAGAGTCGTGAGAGCTATGCCCAACACTCCTTGCAAG ATCCGAGAAGGCATGACAGTCGTTACCCCCGTTGCCGATGCTCTGTCTCGTACCCTTATTCTCAATATCTTTACATCTTGTGGACGATGCCGTTTCCTCGATGAAAAGCATTTCGATGCATGTACAGCTCTTGCAGGATCTGGACCAGCCTTTGTTGCTCTCGTATTGGAGGCCATGACTGATGGAGGTGTCATGATGGGATTACCAAGATCAGAGGCTGTCGAGTTGGCTGCTCAGA CTTTGCAAGGAACTGGAAGAATGGCTCTCTATGCTGGGTTACATCCCGCTCAACTCAAAGACAGTGTCACTA CTCCTGGAGGTTGTACTATCGCTGGACTTCTCACACTTGAAGACGGCAAGGTACGATCGACAATGGCGAGAGCTATACAAGTAGCTACCAACCA CGCTGCCGGACTAGgacaagacaaaaagtAG